A portion of the Tachypleus tridentatus isolate NWPU-2018 unplaced genomic scaffold, ASM421037v1 Hic_cluster_1, whole genome shotgun sequence genome contains these proteins:
- the LOC143241673 gene encoding KICSTOR complex protein SZT2-like isoform X2 produces MGLQRTKSYIRYYNYVNFHTYIFFSRSLIFFVLSQTLLLQDLHESRMCNQLLVPEASEDIWKQGGFLSSGHSMLGEDEHDAPEQQSYLEATIMKFMPGTFDCGVVWETLFTLRPRLNTGPGHSVKYNFSNRLNETLCEGHSGYGHSKRKDSLSGAKTDDPSRLSFE; encoded by the exons ATGGGCTTGCAGagaacaaagtcttatattagaTATTACAATTATGTGAATTTTCACACCTACATTTTTTTCTCCagatcattaatattttttgtattatcacAGACTCTTCTTCTTCAAGACTTGCATGAATCTCGTATGTGTAACCAGTTGCTGGTACCGGAAGCTAGTGAAGACATATGGAAACAAGGAGGTTTCTTATCCTCAGGGCACAGTATGTTAGGAGAAGATG AACACGATGCTCCAGAACAACAAAGCTACTTAGAAGCCACCATCATGAAGTTTATGCCTGGAACGTTTGATTGTGGAGTCGTTTGGGAAACTCTCTTCACTCTTCGTCCTAGGTTGAATACAGGACCAGGTCACAGTGTCAAATATAACTTTAGTAATAG ATTGAATGAAACACTTTGTGAAGGACATTCAGGGTATGGACATAGCAAGAGGAAAGACTCActttcag